From the genome of Terriglobales bacterium:
ATAGCTTCTCTTTCCCAACGCTTGACCGATTGGTTTACGTCTCGGGCGGTCGCGTGTTCGCTCAAATATGGCTCGTTCGTGTCAGATATCTTTTTGGCACCGGTAAGCTTGCGAAGCTTCTCGATCACCTCAGGCCGGTTCAATACGTAATCTTCATATCGAAGTAACAGGGTGTCGTCGCGGTTCCGATCAGCATAATAACTCTCGAAGGTGTACAAGAAAGCGTGAGCAAGGCGGCGTGCGTGGTCACGATCTGTAGCTTCTGCAGAACGTGCAAAACCGAGCGAATTACGTTTTTTTATAAAGGCGTTGGTGGATATAAAAATATCACGCGGATCTCGAAAGTTGTATATCGTGAAGCACTGCATAAACTGCCGCAACAATGGCGCCAACCAGACTGGCGCTTTTTCTGCATAAAACGCGCTCTCAGGCTTCTGTTGAATTGTGCGTTTACAGAACAGCTCCCACACCTTTGTTATCCAGTTGCCGGTGTCTGGGCGTGGAAGGTAGACATATGGGCTGTATGGAGGGACGTACGTCGGCCAAGGTCTACTTCCTCCAAACCCAAGATAGTCAAAATCAAAGAGCTGCTCCGGGTCGAGGAACTGGTGCAAGTCGGGGCGTTGCAGCAACAACGCAAACTTTGCGAAATAAGTTAAGTATCGATTCTCATACGGAAAATGTCGGTCGAAAGCTACCGCGGGGTCAGATCCCAGCAGCGACATTACTTGTGTGCTACCGCTACGGCCGCCTCCGGAGAGGAGGATCGGGGTGAGTGAAAGTTTTTGCATTGTTATGCTGTTAAGCTTCAGCTAGACAGCAAGCTCCGGTCAGAGCCGAATACTGAAGTTCTCATGGTCGAGAGTGAGATTGGGATTATAGTACGGATCGTGCAGCAAGGCTGCACCCCATCGCCGTTTCATAAATTCGACTTCCTTCTCGTCCAGTGCGCGTCCTCTGGTCGCTGATTCGTGATGAAAGAGTTCGGCATACGGCGTCCAGACAATCCTGAAGCCTTTCTGACGGGCTCGCAAACAAAAATCCACATCGTTAAACGCGACTCGAAGCTCCTCGTCAAAGCCGCCGACCGCATCAAAGACGTCTCTGCGAACCATCATGCAGGCAGCGGTGACTGCAGAATAATTCCGAATGCACACCAATGAATCAAAGTATCCGCGATTCCTGCCGGGAAAGTACTTGTGCGAATGGCCCGCAACCCCTTTGATTCCAAGAACCACGCCTGCATGCTGGATAGACCGATTTGGGTAATACAACTTGGCTCCGACTATACCGACTTCCTTCACGGAGCAAAGCTCCAACATCGCGTTGATCCACTCCGGCGAGATCACTTCAGTGTCATTATTCAAAAACACCAAATATGACCCATTAGCGTGCTGCACGCCAACATTGTTCAACCTCGAAAAATTGAATGGTTCAACTAACCTGATCACCCGATGCCTTAAAGTCTCAAAATAGCGGGATGTCTCCGGCTTGGTACTGCCGTTATCAATAATCAATATTTCATAATTCGGATACGTGGTTTTCGACTCAATGCTCTGTAAGCAACGCTTTAGGACCGGCACCCCGTCTTTAGTGGGAATGATGATACTCACCAACGGCTGCTCTGCGATTTCCGGTCGCACGCGGTAACGATTGGGCTGTCCATCGTTGAGTACTGAGCCCCCAATACCACAGCGCTGCATATGTTCTCTCAGCGCCTTTAATCCCGCGTCGGTACTGAAATTCTTGGCGAGAGCGGTGGTCGCAGTTGATCCCTCTGCCTTCCGCCAGTGATAAAGAATCTTGGGAATGCGAAAGATATTGTGTGTTCTCTCAGCTATTCTCAGCACCAGATCGTAATCCTGGCTGCCGTCAAATCCTGAGCGAAATCCTCCCACTTCATCTACGCATTTTTTTCGATAGACACCAAAATGACAAACGTAATTGCAGGACAACAGATATTCAGGTGACCAGTCGGGTTTAAAGAAAGGATCGCTGCGTTCTCCACTGGGCTCTAACTTGTCTTCATCGCTGTAGATGACGTCGGCTTCCGGATGTTCTTGCAAAAGTTTCACCACCTCAAAAAGGGCCGCGGAACTAAGTTCGTCATCATGATCCAAAAAGCCTACAAAGTCCCCGCTGGCAAGTTCTAATGCTCTATTCGAGGCTGCACTTATTCCTCCGCGATGTTCTGAAAACAAGACCTTAATTCTTGGATCCTGCAATTTCAATGTTTCCAAATACGGCCGTATGTGTTCCTGCGTGCTGGCGTCGTCGCAGATGCATAGCTCCCAATTGCCGTAGACCTGATCTCGAACTGAATTGATCGCCTTCTCCAGGTAATCTTTGCGAACGTTATATACGGGCATAATGATGCTGAGTGTCGGACAATAACTAAATTGCTTCAGCTCTTCGCCTATGACTTTTGAAGGCCAAAATTGGGACTCCCGAAGCTCAATCCAGCGTCGATATGCAGCGGTAGAAATGAAGAGGCGCCCTCTTCGTAATAACACCTTTGTAGCAACCTGCCAGGCGGCACTTTGCCTCACCCGATTTTTGAGTTTTGGTATGCCCTCGAGTAATAAAAATTTGACGAACCGAAGTGCACGATCAGCCCAAATCCTTCGAGTAGTGCCTTCCGGAAAATACCGGTTCCGGCGTTTTCTGAATGCGAAGCTCAATCGCCATCCCAGGCTTCCCTCAATATTGCCGACATGCTGCCGTAAAAGTTGCAATTCTCGATCAGATCGGTTTATTTGCGCATGCAAAGGCGCGGTTTCCACCGCAATATGTCGGGACAAAGCTACTTCGAACAGATCATCCTCTGAAGGTCGGGTCGAACTCTTCCGCAGCAAAATCGCTTGCGGCGAAACACAGGAGAAATCCAGCTTTTTATCAGGAGCAAAACCGAAATCCCGGAACAGCTTGAGCCAGTAAAGGAGAGGCTGTACATTTGAATGGGTCGCTTCAGCAAAATCGGTTGGACTCGAGGAAAATAGCACCGCATCAGCAGCGGAGGTCATGTTTCGGACGGCAGTGACGCCCTCTTGCTCAGATAAGTGTTCTAATACCTCAATGCAGGTGATAAGGTCATAGTTGCCGTCCAGCAGATCTGTGGCCGAGCCGACTCGGCAGTAGGCGCGAATATCAGGACGGACCCGGCTTATAGCGAATCCCGAAATATCGGAGCCCCAGGCCTCTACACCTCTATCGCGAAGTGCTTCCACCAAAAAACCCATTGCGCAGCCGACGTCAAAAACACGGTTAGGACGGAGTTCTTGAACAATAGTGTCCGCGATTTTTCCGAAAAACTGAAACCAATGAGGTTCTGACCGGTCGTAGGGAAGGCCACAGTGATGTGCGTAGTAATCTGCTCCGTATAGCTCGGTCGGAGCCCGCTTCTCCAATTTGGTACCGTTCCCCACGTTATCTTTTATATCCTAAAGCGCATGCCATTTGCGGCACTGAGCCAATTCTGGTCCACTCGTGAAAGCTGTTTTCAATGATTTGTGTGCGGCATACTGTTAAAATTCCCACTACATTTTCTCAAACCGACCGAGCCAAGGCTTGATTCGCTTTCATGAAAATCGCCATCCTAGGCACCCGCGGCATTCCCGCCCGCTACGGCGGCTTTGAAACCCTGGCGGAACAGTTGGCCACACGTCTGGCGGCGCGCGGTCACGCCGTAACAGTTTACTGCCGCAAACCCTTTACGCGCCCTGACGATGTTGTCCATCCCGGCGTCAAGCGCGTAATACTTCCCACGATTTCTCGTAAGCACTTCGATACTTTTTTCAACACTTTGCTGTCCGTATTCCATGTCTCATTCACCGACGCTGACGTGGTGCTGATCTGCAACGTTGGTAACAGTCCGCTGGCCTGGATTCCGCGTATTTTCGGCAAACCAACGATCCTCAACGTGGACGGCCTGGATCGCAAGCGCAAAAAATGGAATTGGTTTGCACGTGCGTTCCTGCTGATGTGCGAGCGAATGGCAGTGTTCACGCCCACACGCATCGTCACTGACGCTTCGGCCATTCGCGATTATTATCGGCTCCGCTACCACAAAGAATCTACCTTGATCACCTATGGAGCCGAAGTGCCTGCCGGATGTGAAGATATGAACGGATTCGACTTGCCGCGATATCACTACGTTCTTTATGTCACCAGGCTGGAACCAGAGAACAACCCGGAACTGGTTATTAGTGCTTACAACGGTTTACAAACCGATTGGCCGCTGGTGTTGGTTGGGGACAGCAAATACGATCCGGCCTATGCGGAACGTCTAAAAGCCATGGCTGGACCCAACGTACGTTTTCTCGGGTCGGTCTATGGCGATGGCTACTGGACTCTGCAGAAAAATGCCGGAATCTATGTGTCGGCTCTCGAAATCGGAGGAGTTCATCCCACTCTGGTAGAAGCCATGGCTGCCGGAAATCCGCTGGCTTACCTGGATACACCCGAAAATCGCGAAGCGGTCGAGGACGGTGGTCTGTCATTTCCACATGATCCTGCGGAACTGGCCTCAACCTTAAAAAAACTAATTGACGATCCCACTTTGCGAGAGAAATTGGAGGCGCATGCCTTGGCCCGCGCCTCGGAGCGTTATTCTTGGGACAAGATTGTTACCCAGTATGAGCAACTCTTCGCTCAACTCTCACCGCCGCTCTGATAGATTCCACGGACAAATGGAAAGACGCTTCACGCCAAAATTTTCGAAACGCAGGGTAGAGGTGCAGTGTTGCGCCACTACCAAACGCACGCAAATGTTTACCCGAACTTCGCAGTAATGTAGAATGATTGCGTTCCAAAGCCTCCAAAAACTGCTGATGAAGGATCGCAGGTTCGTGTTCCAAGTCCGCCGGACAGAGTTCCGGGACTAGTTTGACGAGAGAAGATGACTGAAAAATCGCCGATTTCAGCCTCTGAAGAAGCCCTTGATTTTCCAGCGGTCGTCAGCTCCGATCAAGCTGGTCTGGGCGCTAGCCTCATTCTCAAACGTGCCCTGGATCTGCTGGTCTCGGGCGCTGCCCTGCTCATTTTGAGTCCGCTGCTCGCAATCATCGCGGTCCTCATAAAGCTGGATTCCGAAGGTCCGATCTTTTACCGCTCGGTTCGCGTGGGTAAAAAAGGGCGGAACTTCAATTTTTACAAGTTCCGGACCATGGTCATAAATGCTCACCGGCTGAAGTCAGATCTGCTACACCTGAACGAGCGCGATGGGCCCCTCTTCAAGATGGCCGCCGATCCGCGCATTACCGTCGTCGGCCGTTGGCTCCGCCGCTTTAGTCTGGATGAACTTCCACAATTATGGAGCGTTTTCGTTGGTGACATGAGCCTGGTCGGCCCTCGACCCCCGGACATTGAAGAAATCCATCACTACCGTCCCGAGGACATGCGCACCCTTGATGTCACTCCCGGCGTAACCGGTTTGTGGCAGATTACGGCACGCCTGGATCCTTCTTTCGAGCTCAAGATGGCCCTCGATCTCGAATACATCGAGAAATGGAGTTTGTTGCTCGACTCCAAGATCCTGCTGAAAACTATTCCCGTCGTGTTCAAAGGCGACGGACAGTAACTCAGGGATTACCGCCCCGTCTCCGTACACCCTCACCTTAGAACGTGTACTTCAAAGCGAACTCAATTTGCCGGTTGTCGGTAGCGGTATTGGTGATGGCCGCACCCCCAGGAACATCAACCGGGACCTGGGAACCCCCGCCTGGGAGCCCAAAATTCGGGTGATTGAGAAAATTGAAGAACTCGGCGCGAAACTCCAGATGCTGCCGCTCCTGGATGCTGAACGTTTTCTGCAGTACCAGGTCTAAGTCAAATAGATTGGGCCCTCGCAGGTTGCCAATCCGTGAGTTGCCGTAGCGGTGGGCCGACTGCTGACCTGGGGCCAACGGAGGTGCGGCGAAGGCGGCCTGGTTGTACCAGCAATCAAGCGTCTGGTGACCAGGGTTAGTGCAACCAAAGTCTGTCCCCTGCGATGCCGTATTGAATGAGAAATCGTAGGGATTGGCAATCTGATCGGGCCGGTAACTGAAGCTGCCTGTGTTGCTCAAGTCGCTCGACATGACAGCCGTCACCGCTTCACCGGTCTGCGCGGTGGTGATTCCGCCCACCTGCCACCCACCCAGCACCGCATCCGTTATTCCGCTGGCGCCTCCGAGGAATCGCCGGCCGTGGCCGACAGGCAGTTCGTATAGATAGCTGATAGTGAATCGGTGCCGAAGATCGGGAGTTACGGCGCCATGCTCGAGGTCGGCGCGATAGGAATTCTGGATGAACCCGCCAACGTTGCCGTCGGCGTTGCCGATGTTCTTGGCAAATGTATAAGCTGCCAAAAAGTTCAACCCATTCGAAAACCGCTTGTTCAAAGAAGCCTCAAAAGCGTTGTAAAACATCTGCAGTTGGGCAAAGTCGAGCGGCAGCACGGCCGTCATATTCGGTTGCTGTGCGAAGTAACGCCGTCCGAAATTGGCGATGCAGTTGTTCGTATCTGGTCCGCAAAAATTCGTATCCAGCGGTTGTGGCGGCTGGTTCAAGTCGCTGGCCTCATGGTTCCACAAGTGATAGCCACGCGTGCCCACGTATCCGATCTGCGCCACCCAATTTTGTGCAAACTGGTGTTGCACGCTCAGGTTCCATTCCAAGATGCGAGGGATAATCCGTTTGGCTCCGGTCGTCTTGACCGCGCCCAGGATATTGGTCGCATTGCCGGGTGGAATGCTGGCGGGAAACCCGGTCGAGATGAGCTGCCCTGATGCCGGTGGAGCTTGCGGATTAAAGTTCCTCGCAACAAACGTTAGTTGCGGAGGGTTGAGGCCAAGATCGTCAAAAATGTTGGCTTCGGCCGAATAGAAAACACCGAAGGCGCTTTTGACTACGGTATTCCCCGGCAACGACCAGGCGAATCCGATTCGTGGCGCCCAATTACTCTTATCGAACTGCACGCCGCCGTGCGGGACCGCATTGGGGCCGTACGATGTGATCACCACCGCGCGGTTCAAATCGAAGTTGCCTACTCGCCCGTTCGCGGGCGATGTGATTTCGTATCGCAGGCCAAGATTGATCGTCAGATTTGGCCGGACGCGAAAATCATCCTGTACGAACTCGGCCATGTCCCAATAGCGAGTGGGATAGATGCCAGCAAGAACATCCTGTTCGGTGTAGTCCGCTATTCCAAGCAGAAGATCGGCAAGACCGTTTCCGCCGTTAGCCGTGGTCAGATCGTTAGTGTAAACACCTCCGAAATCAAAAAACCCTCGAGGGGCGGTTACCTGATAGAAATTCCGCTGCTGGCGACGGAAATCAATTCCAAACTTCAGAGAATGTTTGCCTCGAATCCAAGTAAGTGTGTCCGCAACTTGGAAAATATTCTCAAACGCGTGCTCGGGAAGGTATTCTGAATCACCCAGCGGTGTGAGGCCAGAGATATCAATATTGGTGAGCCCGCTTGAGTTCGGGTCGCTGCTGCGATTCGCATTCGGAATGCCAAGTTGTGTGCCCAGGCTCTTGCCGAAATTAAAAGGAAACGCGTTCACCGCATAGCGGAAATACCCGCCATGCAGGTCATTCAGCAGCCGAGGCGAAAAAGTGTGGGTGTACCCCAGTCCGGTGTGCTGTGCGCGAGACTGGCTGATGCTGGGGCAGCAATCGGAGCCGCCCCACAAAGGTCCCAATGGGCCGGGCCGCTGGCTCCGTATATCGCCGAAACTGTACGAAGCGAAAACCTGGTCCTGTTCGCGGAAACGGTGGTCTAGCCGAACATCAAATTGGTCCTGACTATTTACATGGTTTTGGTTGGCCAGATAGTTGTTAGTCACGCCGGCGAGATTCGGCAAGGGATAAAAGTTCGCTACATTCTGCCCCACGGGATCAATACTGGAACCGGCTCCGCCCGCCCCTGTTGGGGGAATCACATTTACTTGCCCCAGATAACTGATGGGCTGCCGCAACAGCACCGTATTACCGCTCGCATCGAGGCAGCTGCCTGTAAGCCTGGGATCAAAAATAGTTCCTGTATCAAATGTGTTTGAAGGCGAGGGACTTCCGCAGGGTGAGAAGGTTTGTCCCGTCAGCCGGTCCCTGAAGTCGCCACTCCGCTCCGCGGTCGTCGGTACGGTCGAGAGAAACGGCTGGCTCTCGCGCAAGCGCGACCCCTGGTAGTCGCCGAAAATGAAAGTTCTGTTCTTTTTGATTGGAGCGCCCAGAAAGGCGCCAAACTGGTTGCGCTTGAACGGCTGCTGTTTGCCCTGGTTGAAGTAATTTACGGCGTCGAACTTGTCGTTTCGGATGTACTCATACACGCCGCCGTGAATGTCGTTGGTCCCCGATTTCAGCACTACGTTGACGGCAGCCCCACCGCGTCCGAATTCAGCGCTCATGGAGTTTTCTTCTGTGCGGAACTCCTGGATCGCGTCGGGCGCCGGCAACACGACCACGCCACCCAGGCCAAATTCGTTATTGTCCACGCCGTTGAGCAGAAAGTTATTGTTGGAGACACGCAGGCCGTTGACGGAAACAGCTTCATTGGCGCGCTCATTCTCGAAAACGCCGCCGCTGACGTTGCTTCCGGTCTGTCCGCCGTTCGCTCCCGGCCCAAGATAAGCGAGCTGTATGAAGTTCCTCCCGTTCAGAGGCAACTCCGAGATGCGCCGCTGGGTTTCGATTGTGCCCAGCGATGACGCTTCCGTTTGCAGCAGCGGAGGAGCAGCGGTCACTTCCACCGTTTCAGCCGTCGAGCCAACTTTCAGGGTGATATCTACGCGTGCAGCTTGGTTCACGCCCACCTCAACCGAGGGCTCGAGTGCTTTTTGAAATCCTGTCTTTTCGACTCTGACCGAATAGGCGCCAATGCGGAGCAGATCCGCGGCGTAGTGTCCGGTGTCGTCGGTGTTGACCTTGACCGACTGATTGGTGGCTAAATTTGTGATCGTGACCTGGGCCGCGGGAACGCGCGCCCCTGACGAATCACTCACCTGTCCCACGATGCTGCCACGATCAACTTGAGCGGACAAAGGCAACGGGAGCAGCAGCGGCAGGAAAATCAGAACGGAAACCGCAATGAAACCTCTACGGAGCGACATAGAGCCTCCTCTACGACCAGCACCTCTACGAGCTCGTCTAACTGTGTTCTTGTTGGACGGCCACTGTGACATCACTCATCCTGCATGTCAAGATTCAAGCCCGGTTGGAGCCAACGTCCCCCGGTCAT
Proteins encoded in this window:
- a CDS encoding glycosyltransferase translates to MGNGTKLEKRAPTELYGADYYAHHCGLPYDRSEPHWFQFFGKIADTIVQELRPNRVFDVGCAMGFLVEALRDRGVEAWGSDISGFAISRVRPDIRAYCRVGSATDLLDGNYDLITCIEVLEHLSEQEGVTAVRNMTSAADAVLFSSSPTDFAEATHSNVQPLLYWLKLFRDFGFAPDKKLDFSCVSPQAILLRKSSTRPSEDDLFEVALSRHIAVETAPLHAQINRSDRELQLLRQHVGNIEGSLGWRLSFAFRKRRNRYFPEGTTRRIWADRALRFVKFLLLEGIPKLKNRVRQSAAWQVATKVLLRRGRLFISTAAYRRWIELRESQFWPSKVIGEELKQFSYCPTLSIIMPVYNVRKDYLEKAINSVRDQVYGNWELCICDDASTQEHIRPYLETLKLQDPRIKVLFSEHRGGISAASNRALELASGDFVGFLDHDDELSSAALFEVVKLLQEHPEADVIYSDEDKLEPSGERSDPFFKPDWSPEYLLSCNYVCHFGVYRKKCVDEVGGFRSGFDGSQDYDLVLRIAERTHNIFRIPKILYHWRKAEGSTATTALAKNFSTDAGLKALREHMQRCGIGGSVLNDGQPNRYRVRPEIAEQPLVSIIIPTKDGVPVLKRCLQSIESKTTYPNYEILIIDNGSTKPETSRYFETLRHRVIRLVEPFNFSRLNNVGVQHANGSYLVFLNNDTEVISPEWINAMLELCSVKEVGIVGAKLYYPNRSIQHAGVVLGIKGVAGHSHKYFPGRNRGYFDSLVCIRNYSAVTAACMMVRRDVFDAVGGFDEELRVAFNDVDFCLRARQKGFRIVWTPYAELFHHESATRGRALDEKEVEFMKRRWGAALLHDPYYNPNLTLDHENFSIRL
- a CDS encoding glycosyltransferase; protein product: MKIAILGTRGIPARYGGFETLAEQLATRLAARGHAVTVYCRKPFTRPDDVVHPGVKRVILPTISRKHFDTFFNTLLSVFHVSFTDADVVLICNVGNSPLAWIPRIFGKPTILNVDGLDRKRKKWNWFARAFLLMCERMAVFTPTRIVTDASAIRDYYRLRYHKESTLITYGAEVPAGCEDMNGFDLPRYHYVLYVTRLEPENNPELVISAYNGLQTDWPLVLVGDSKYDPAYAERLKAMAGPNVRFLGSVYGDGYWTLQKNAGIYVSALEIGGVHPTLVEAMAAGNPLAYLDTPENREAVEDGGLSFPHDPAELASTLKKLIDDPTLREKLEAHALARASERYSWDKIVTQYEQLFAQLSPPL
- a CDS encoding sugar transferase — translated: MTEKSPISASEEALDFPAVVSSDQAGLGASLILKRALDLLVSGAALLILSPLLAIIAVLIKLDSEGPIFYRSVRVGKKGRNFNFYKFRTMVINAHRLKSDLLHLNERDGPLFKMAADPRITVVGRWLRRFSLDELPQLWSVFVGDMSLVGPRPPDIEEIHHYRPEDMRTLDVTPGVTGLWQITARLDPSFELKMALDLEYIEKWSLLLDSKILLKTIPVVFKGDGQ
- a CDS encoding carboxypeptidase regulatory-like domain-containing protein, with translation MSLRRGFIAVSVLIFLPLLLPLPLSAQVDRGSIVGQVSDSSGARVPAAQVTITNLATNQSVKVNTDDTGHYAADLLRIGAYSVRVEKTGFQKALEPSVEVGVNQAARVDITLKVGSTAETVEVTAAPPLLQTEASSLGTIETQRRISELPLNGRNFIQLAYLGPGANGGQTGSNVSGGVFENERANEAVSVNGLRVSNNNFLLNGVDNNEFGLGGVVVLPAPDAIQEFRTEENSMSAEFGRGGAAVNVVLKSGTNDIHGGVYEYIRNDKFDAVNYFNQGKQQPFKRNQFGAFLGAPIKKNRTFIFGDYQGSRLRESQPFLSTVPTTAERSGDFRDRLTGQTFSPCGSPSPSNTFDTGTIFDPRLTGSCLDASGNTVLLRQPISYLGQVNVIPPTGAGGAGSSIDPVGQNVANFYPLPNLAGVTNNYLANQNHVNSQDQFDVRLDHRFREQDQVFASYSFGDIRSQRPGPLGPLWGGSDCCPSISQSRAQHTGLGYTHTFSPRLLNDLHGGYFRYAVNAFPFNFGKSLGTQLGIPNANRSSDPNSSGLTNIDISGLTPLGDSEYLPEHAFENIFQVADTLTWIRGKHSLKFGIDFRRQQRNFYQVTAPRGFFDFGGVYTNDLTTANGGNGLADLLLGIADYTEQDVLAGIYPTRYWDMAEFVQDDFRVRPNLTINLGLRYEITSPANGRVGNFDLNRAVVITSYGPNAVPHGGVQFDKSNWAPRIGFAWSLPGNTVVKSAFGVFYSAEANIFDDLGLNPPQLTFVARNFNPQAPPASGQLISTGFPASIPPGNATNILGAVKTTGAKRIIPRILEWNLSVQHQFAQNWVAQIGYVGTRGYHLWNHEASDLNQPPQPLDTNFCGPDTNNCIANFGRRYFAQQPNMTAVLPLDFAQLQMFYNAFEASLNKRFSNGLNFLAAYTFAKNIGNADGNVGGFIQNSYRADLEHGAVTPDLRHRFTISYLYELPVGHGRRFLGGASGITDAVLGGWQVGGITTAQTGEAVTAVMSSDLSNTGSFSYRPDQIANPYDFSFNTASQGTDFGCTNPGHQTLDCWYNQAAFAAPPLAPGQQSAHRYGNSRIGNLRGPNLFDLDLVLQKTFSIQERQHLEFRAEFFNFLNHPNFGLPGGGSQVPVDVPGGAAITNTATDNRQIEFALKYTF